A region of the Thiohalomonas denitrificans genome:
GTAGGAGATTCTATGTCACGGCGCAAGCCTCGATGTGAGGTTTGGGCTGATAGGTGGTTTGGTTCTTAAGGAGCGAGAAGGCGATTCTTGCGATTTTCCTTGCGAGGATGATGAACGCCTGCGTTGGGGATAGACCGCGGTCCAAGTGGCGCTGATAGAAGCCGCGCCAAGTGGCGCTTCGGCTCGCGGTCATAGCGGCTAGGTAGAGAAGTCGGCGCAGCTCCGGGTCGCCTTGCTTGGTCAGTTTCCGTTGCCCCCGGGTCTTGCCGGAGTCCCGGACCCGCACATCAAGCCCCAGGAACGCGACGAAGGCGTCGTTGCTGCGGAAGTGACCTCGCTGGAAGGCCATGGTTAGCGCGGCGGCGCTCAGTGGTCCCACCCCCTCAATGCCTTGGCAGCGCTCCATATCCGCCTGCCATTGGTGGTGGCGAATACATTCTCGAATCCGGCGCAGGATGGCGCTGTCGAGCATCTTGAACTGTTTGGTGAGCCCTTGGGCTTCTCGCTTGAGCTCAGGTACCTCCCGCAGGCTCTGCTCCAGAGCTGATTTGGCCCGGACGAGCACGGCGCGGCGTCTGAGTAGCTGCTGGAGGGTGCGATAGCCCTTCGAGGGCGGTGTCCAGGGCCTTAGGTCAGCCCGTTCCCGGTCCAGGTACCGCCATAGCAGGCGGGCATCGGAACTGTCGGTCTTCGCGCGGCCGCCGATGCTCTGGCGATAGCGGTTCAGGCGAAAGCCATCGACCACGTACACCGTATGGCCAAGGCGGTGCGCTTGGTCCACAAGTTCCATGTGGTAGGTATTGGTGGCCTCGACGGCCAGGCAGGCCGGAGCCTGCAACTGTTTTAGCCACCCGGCTATCGACCCCGGGTCATTCTCCAGAAGGATTACCGGAGCTTCAGGATGTTCGCAGATAGCCAGCTCCGCCTTACTGACATCCACCCCCACCAGATACGGCCGTACAGGCATTGCCATGAGATGCTCCCCCGACTAATGTGAACATGCTTGTCGGGGCTCACCCTAGCGCTGGCTTGCCATTAATCGTCGGTCCATAGCCGATAGATTCCATATTGGCGATTAGGTGAGGGGCGGGACGATATCTCCTACGGTCTGTGCCTTTGGCCAGATGCGGCGTTCGTCCCTCCACCCCGACAAGCCCCTTTGTGACTTGCCGGGAACAAACATACAAGCGACGGAAGTCGCGATCCACCGAATCGCGGCTTCCG
Encoded here:
- a CDS encoding IS110 family RNA-guided transposase, with amino-acid sequence MAMPVRPYLVGVDVSKAELAICEHPEAPVILLENDPGSIAGWLKQLQAPACLAVEATNTYHMELVDQAHRLGHTVYVVDGFRLNRYRQSIGGRAKTDSSDARLLWRYLDRERADLRPWTPPSKGYRTLQQLLRRRAVLVRAKSALEQSLREVPELKREAQGLTKQFKMLDSAILRRIRECIRHHQWQADMERCQGIEGVGPLSAAALTMAFQRGHFRSNDAFVAFLGLDVRVRDSGKTRGQRKLTKQGDPELRRLLYLAAMTASRSATWRGFYQRHLDRGLSPTQAFIILARKIARIAFSLLKNQTTYQPKPHIEACAVT